A window of Lacibacter sediminis contains these coding sequences:
- a CDS encoding DUF1572 family protein: protein MLTETLATIFQRDLTKLYSEIEQYKNEERLWVTEQSIANSAGNLCLHLVGNLKTYIGAELGGFAYTRNRDLEFSLKGVPKADLLTMVAETRTIVDETLRKLPANTLQDEYPMLVFTEKTSTEFFLIHLAAHLSYHLGQINYHRRLLDTQ from the coding sequence ATGCTTACTGAAACACTGGCAACTATTTTCCAACGGGATCTTACAAAACTCTACTCTGAAATTGAACAATATAAAAATGAAGAAAGACTTTGGGTAACCGAACAATCAATTGCTAATTCAGCAGGTAATCTTTGCCTTCATTTAGTTGGTAATCTTAAAACTTATATTGGTGCCGAGCTGGGTGGATTTGCTTACACAAGAAACCGTGATCTTGAATTTTCATTAAAGGGTGTACCAAAGGCAGATTTACTTACAATGGTGGCAGAAACAAGAACCATTGTTGATGAAACATTGCGTAAGCTTCCGGCAAATACATTGCAGGATGAATACCCCATGCTGGTTTTTACCGAAAAAACCTCAACTGAATTTTTTCTTATACATCTTGCTGCACATTTAAGTTATCACCTCGGACAGATTAATTACCACCGGCGCTTACTGGATACACAATAA
- a CDS encoding GNAT family N-acetyltransferase, with translation MLSLIKTNSDSSDFRSLVVLLDADLQERYGEQQAFFSQFNKLDHIHHVIVAYENNQPVGCGAFKEYELGVAEIKRMYVKPTHRGKGIAGAILSDLEQWAKEEGFKSCILETGFNQPEAIRVYEREGYKHIPNYGQYVGVEISLCMKKFLVE, from the coding sequence ATGCTAAGTCTTATCAAAACAAATTCTGACAGCAGCGACTTCCGTTCACTGGTTGTATTACTCGATGCCGATCTGCAGGAACGCTACGGTGAACAACAGGCATTCTTTTCGCAATTCAATAAGCTCGATCATATTCATCATGTAATTGTGGCTTATGAAAATAACCAGCCGGTTGGTTGTGGAGCATTTAAAGAATATGAACTGGGAGTTGCAGAAATCAAACGTATGTATGTAAAACCAACACATCGTGGTAAAGGAATTGCCGGTGCTATCTTATCTGATCTTGAGCAATGGGCAAAAGAAGAAGGTTTCAAAAGCTGCATACTTGAAACTGGTTTTAATCAACCGGAAGCGATTAGGGTTTATGAGCGTGAAGGTTATAAACACATTCCCAACTACGGGCAATATGTTGGTGTAGAGATCAGTCTTTGTATGAAAAAGTTTTTAGTTGAATAA
- a CDS encoding copper resistance protein NlpE encodes MKHLIFFVFTLILLSACSNDSAKTDQTATDTAITAPVAETKADNSKNALDWAGVYKGTVPCADCEGIETTITIANDSSYVLSLNYLGKKEAAPIEKKGTFSWNAAGNTITLNGITDGANQYLVGENRLIQLDLNGERISGDLAKKYELSKQ; translated from the coding sequence ATGAAACATCTGATCTTTTTTGTGTTTACTCTTATTCTTTTATCAGCTTGCTCAAATGATTCAGCTAAAACTGATCAAACAGCAACTGATACCGCCATTACAGCTCCTGTTGCAGAAACTAAAGCAGACAATAGTAAGAACGCTCTTGATTGGGCAGGAGTTTACAAAGGAACTGTACCATGTGCAGATTGTGAGGGTATTGAAACAACCATCACGATTGCTAATGATTCAAGCTATGTGCTTTCGCTCAATTACCTTGGTAAAAAAGAAGCAGCGCCAATTGAGAAAAAAGGAACATTTAGCTGGAATGCCGCAGGCAATACCATCACACTTAACGGTATTACTGATGGTGCCAATCAATACCTCGTTGGAGAAAACAGATTGATACAGCTTGATCTGAACGGCGAACGCATTAGCGGCGATCTTGCAAAAAAATACGAGCTGAGCAAACAATAG
- a CDS encoding methyltransferase family protein produces the protein MVWLLSLWALYFILHSLLAAEPVKHWFQSVSGISKQAYRIVYNLFNLFGLLGLLWFHIRFVCPPFYESATTVIVAGAVLTLAGLAIMIQSAREYELSSFLGLSKETYMPLQIRGLHKYMRHPLYSGTLLFFTGICIAFPFYKNWYLLILMIVYLFIGMWLEEKKLIHVFGDEYKDYMRRVKRLIPGIL, from the coding sequence ATGGTATGGTTGCTTTCATTATGGGCATTATATTTTATTCTGCACAGTTTGCTGGCCGCAGAGCCCGTAAAGCATTGGTTTCAAAGTGTTTCCGGCATTTCAAAACAGGCGTACAGAATTGTTTATAACCTCTTTAATCTGTTCGGTTTGCTCGGTTTGCTTTGGTTTCATATTCGTTTTGTGTGTCCCCCGTTTTATGAAAGCGCAACAACTGTTATTGTAGCGGGAGCGGTTTTAACGCTGGCAGGGCTTGCAATTATGATTCAATCAGCAAGAGAATACGAGCTTTCTTCTTTTCTTGGCTTAAGCAAAGAGACATATATGCCTTTACAGATAAGAGGACTGCATAAATACATGCGTCATCCTTTGTATAGCGGAACACTTTTGTTTTTTACCGGCATTTGTATTGCTTTTCCATTTTATAAAAACTGGTATTTATTAATCCTGATGATCGTTTATCTTTTTATTGGCATGTGGCTCGAAGAAAAAAAACTGATCCATGTTTTTGGTGATGAATACAAGGACTATATGCGAAGAGTAAAAAGACTGATACCCGGTATACTATGA
- the argH gene encoding argininosuccinate lyase encodes MKLWSKENSSTSALVEQFTVGRDKEFDLLLAKYDVQGSIAHVTMLGEVGLMSKEEAEVAVNGLKEIAATIELGSFIIEEGIEDVHSQVEYLLTQMIGDVGKKIHSGRSRNDQVAVDIKLYLRAEISNIKDEVKNLFDLLIKTGDQHKNTLLPGYTHLQIAMPSSVGLWLGAYAESLVDDLELLSAAYQVANKNPLGSGAGYGSSFPLSRKRTTELLQFGTLNWNSVYAQMSRGKTEKVTSIGMSSVAATLSKLAMDCCLYMNQNFGFLSFPDELTTGSSIMPHKKNPDVFELIRAKCNRIQSIPNELTLLINNLPSGYHRDMQLTKEILFPAIEELKACLQLMQLMLSNMNVKENILTDEKYKYLFSVEAVNDLVNKGVPFREAYQQVGNAINKGEFEYDLQQLHHTHEGSIGNLCNEEITDEMNKVLMKF; translated from the coding sequence ATGAAACTCTGGAGCAAAGAAAACAGCAGCACATCAGCATTGGTAGAGCAATTCACAGTTGGTCGTGATAAAGAATTTGATTTGCTATTGGCGAAGTATGATGTGCAAGGCTCCATTGCACATGTAACCATGCTGGGCGAAGTTGGGTTGATGAGCAAAGAAGAAGCTGAAGTTGCTGTGAATGGGTTGAAAGAAATTGCTGCAACGATTGAACTTGGCTCTTTCATTATTGAAGAAGGAATTGAAGATGTTCACTCACAGGTTGAATACCTGCTTACACAAATGATTGGCGACGTCGGTAAGAAAATACACAGTGGTCGTAGTCGTAACGACCAAGTTGCTGTCGATATTAAATTATACCTGCGTGCCGAGATCAGCAATATCAAAGACGAAGTAAAAAATCTGTTTGACCTGTTGATAAAAACAGGCGACCAACATAAAAACACTTTACTCCCAGGCTATACACATTTGCAAATTGCCATGCCTTCATCAGTTGGTTTATGGTTAGGAGCCTATGCAGAAAGTTTGGTAGATGACTTGGAATTGTTATCCGCAGCTTACCAGGTTGCAAATAAGAACCCTTTAGGCAGTGGTGCAGGTTATGGTTCATCTTTTCCGCTCAGCAGAAAACGTACAACTGAATTATTGCAATTCGGTACACTTAACTGGAACAGTGTGTATGCACAAATGAGTCGTGGAAAAACAGAGAAGGTAACAAGTATCGGTATGAGTTCTGTTGCAGCCACACTCAGTAAACTGGCGATGGATTGCTGTTTGTACATGAACCAAAATTTTGGTTTTCTTTCATTCCCCGATGAGTTGACAACAGGGAGCAGCATTATGCCGCACAAAAAAAATCCGGATGTATTTGAACTCATCCGTGCAAAGTGCAACCGCATTCAATCGATTCCGAATGAACTGACCTTACTCATCAATAATCTCCCTTCCGGTTATCACCGTGATATGCAGTTAACAAAAGAAATTCTGTTTCCTGCGATCGAAGAATTGAAAGCATGCTTGCAATTGATGCAACTCATGCTTAGCAATATGAACGTGAAGGAAAATATTCTTACCGATGAGAAGTATAAATATCTTTTTAGTGTGGAAGCTGTGAATGACTTGGTGAATAAAGGGGTACCCTTTCGTGAAGCGTATCAGCAGGTTGGTAATGCTATTAACAAAGGAGAGTTTGAATATGATCTGCAACAATTACATCATACACACGAAGGAAGCATTGGTAATCTTTGTAATGAAGAGATAACAGATGAGATGAATAAAGTGCTGATGAAATTCTAA
- a CDS encoding M20 family metallo-hydrolase, with protein MANQDISQLHTEAVELLKQLIATPSFSKEENETAEILIHFFAQKGIEHFRVGNNVYAKNKFYDAAKPSVLLNSHHDTVKPNAKYTKDPYEPIIEDGKLFGLGSNDAGGCLVSLIATFLYYYDKENLSHNVVFAASAEEEISGVNGIELVLPYLGNINFGIVGEPTKMDMAVAERGLMVIDCIAQGKAGHAARKEGVNALYIAVDDIEWIRNYKFDKVSPLLGESMLTVTVIGTENQQHNVVPPQCKFVIDVRVNELYTFDEILGELKQNLKSQFKPRTTRMKSTSIPMDHPLVKAGIELGRGYYGSPTTSDKALMPFPALKMGPGDSARSHTADEYIFIDEIKGGIELYIQLLNKIL; from the coding sequence ATGGCAAACCAGGACATCAGCCAACTTCACACTGAAGCAGTTGAACTTTTAAAGCAGCTGATCGCCACTCCGTCTTTTTCAAAAGAAGAAAACGAAACTGCAGAAATCCTTATTCATTTTTTTGCACAAAAGGGAATTGAACATTTTCGTGTAGGCAACAATGTGTATGCAAAGAACAAGTTTTACGATGCAGCAAAACCATCTGTATTACTCAACTCACATCATGATACCGTAAAGCCGAATGCGAAGTATACCAAAGATCCGTATGAACCAATTATTGAAGACGGTAAATTATTCGGCCTTGGCAGTAACGATGCAGGTGGTTGTTTGGTGAGCTTAATTGCGACATTTCTATATTACTACGATAAGGAAAATCTTTCACATAACGTGGTGTTCGCAGCAAGCGCAGAAGAAGAGATCAGCGGCGTGAATGGCATTGAACTCGTGCTACCTTATCTTGGCAATATCAACTTTGGTATTGTTGGTGAGCCAACAAAAATGGACATGGCTGTTGCTGAACGTGGTTTGATGGTGATCGATTGTATTGCACAAGGCAAAGCCGGACATGCTGCACGTAAAGAAGGTGTGAATGCATTGTACATTGCAGTTGATGATATTGAATGGATCCGCAATTATAAGTTTGATAAAGTAAGTCCGTTGTTAGGTGAATCAATGTTAACTGTTACAGTGATCGGTACAGAAAACCAACAACACAATGTAGTACCACCGCAATGCAAGTTTGTGATCGATGTGCGGGTGAACGAACTTTATACGTTCGATGAAATTCTGGGCGAATTGAAACAAAATCTCAAAAGCCAGTTCAAGCCACGTACCACAAGAATGAAATCAACATCTATACCAATGGATCATCCGTTGGTGAAAGCTGGTATTGAGTTGGGTCGTGGTTATTATGGTTCGCCAACCACCAGCGATAAAGCTTTGATGCCTTTCCCAGCATTGAAGATGGGTCCCGGCGATAGTGCCCGTAGTCATACCGCCGATGAATATATTTTTATAGATGAGATCAAAGGTGGGATTGAATTATATATTCAGTTGTTAAACAAGATTCTTTAA
- the argB gene encoding acetylglutamate kinase yields the protein MDKLIVIKIGGNIVDDEANLSSFLQSFAGVDAKKILVHGGGKVATKIGESLGIESKYVDGRRITDAATIDLVTMVYAGLINKKIIAQLQSLNCNAIGVTGADGNLIPADKRPVKAIDYGFVGDVKSDKINAQSWSSLLDHGFIPVVAPITHDGNGQLLNTNADTIAQEVAKAMSSVYDVSLIYSFEKAGVLLDANDDATVISNIDPTSYQQLKAEGKIFAGMIPKLDNAFTALNSGVKKVVIGKAEHLKDLINGESGTSITNS from the coding sequence ATGGATAAGCTGATTGTAATAAAAATTGGTGGTAACATTGTAGATGATGAAGCAAATCTTTCATCGTTTCTGCAAAGCTTCGCCGGCGTAGATGCTAAAAAGATTTTAGTGCATGGTGGCGGTAAAGTGGCTACCAAGATCGGCGAATCATTAGGTATCGAAAGTAAGTATGTTGATGGCCGGAGAATTACTGATGCTGCAACCATCGATTTAGTAACGATGGTATATGCAGGTCTCATCAACAAAAAAATAATTGCACAATTGCAATCACTCAACTGTAATGCAATTGGTGTTACAGGTGCAGATGGTAATCTGATTCCTGCCGATAAGCGACCGGTAAAAGCAATTGATTACGGTTTTGTGGGCGATGTAAAATCGGATAAGATCAATGCACAAAGCTGGAGTAGTTTGTTGGATCATGGTTTTATACCGGTAGTTGCGCCTATTACGCATGATGGTAATGGTCAATTATTGAACACTAATGCAGATACCATTGCACAGGAAGTAGCGAAAGCAATGAGCAGCGTGTATGATGTAAGCCTGATCTATTCGTTTGAAAAGGCAGGTGTATTGCTCGATGCAAATGATGATGCAACGGTTATCAGCAATATCGATCCAACATCCTATCAACAATTAAAAGCAGAAGGAAAAATATTTGCGGGCATGATCCCGAAACTCGATAACGCATTTACTGCGTTAAACAGTGGCGTAAAAAAAGTAGTAATTGGTAAAGCAGAGCATTTGAAAGATCTGATCAATGGAGAAAGCGGAACATCCATTACAAACAGTTAA